The following proteins are encoded in a genomic region of Coffea eugenioides isolate CCC68of chromosome 6, Ceug_1.0, whole genome shotgun sequence:
- the LOC113775409 gene encoding UPF0481 protein At3g47200-like, which yields MQLSRSADVSITIQEKLKCVVASELGCNIFRIHSQLRKVNEKVYEPEIIAIGPYHRGKPDLSRMEEHKLVYLKSLLGQKIEKVATCVAAMKPLEEKARKCYAEPIALSSDEFVEMMLLDGCFIIQLLLKFKEKDLIDKTDPAFRLEWILNSLQRDLMLFENQLPFFILCKLYETIELPDQESGLIDLALNFFSDLLPGHGTARENGNPQDNIKHLLDLIHRNWSTSKLKPVKEMTRGTGDMALIRCSMELAETGIKLEKIAQEDIFDIEFENGTLRIPTLAIEERTESFLRNLVAYEQYCGDDQINLVTDYVTFLGCLIKSEKDVTKLSHHGIIDNFVGESEVISEMFNKMIVCIVGPSRNFHYAEIFSRVNIHCDRRMNRWWAKLRRNYCNSPWGIISIIAASLLLLLTLLQTIFSILSWKNQ from the coding sequence ATGCAGCTCAGTAGAAGTGCAGATGTCTCCATCACCATTCAAGAAAAGCTGAAATGTGTCGTTGCCTCAGAGTTAGGATGCAACATCTTTAGAATACATAGCCAGTTGCGGAAGGTAAATGAGAAAGTTTATGAACCCGAGATCATAGCAATTGGACCATATCATCGTGGAAAACCTGATCTCTCACGTATGGAGGAGCACAAGTTGGTTTATCTAAAATCATTGCTTGGTCAAAAGATTGAGAAGGTGGCAACATGTGTTGCTGCAATGAAGCCACTGGAGGAAAAAGCGCGAAAGTGCTATGCAGAGCCTATAGCCCTTTCATCAGATGAGTTTGTAGAAATGATGCTGTTAGATGGCTGCTTTATCATACAATTGCTGCTTAAGTTCAAGGAAAAGGATTTGATAGATAAAACTGATCCTGCTTTCAGGTTGGAGTGGATTCTGAACAGTTTACAACGCGATTTAATGTTATTTGAGAATCAGCTTCCCTTCTTCATTCTTTGCAAATTGTATGAAACAATTGAGCTTCCAGACCAAGAAAGTGGATTGATCGATCTTGCCTTGAACTTTTTTAGTGATCTTTTACCAGGTCACGGGACAGCACGCGAAAATGGAAATCCACAGGACAACATCAAACATTTGCTTGACTTGATACACAGAAATTGGTCTACATCAAAACTCAAGCCTGTTAAAGAAATGACAAGGGGCACAGGAGATATGGCGTTGATCCGCTGTTCCATGGAACTTGCAGAGACTGGAATCAAGTTAGAGAAAATTGCTCAAGAGGACATATTTGACATAGAATTTGAAAATGGAACTCTGCGAATCCCCACATTAGCCATCGAAGAGAGGACAGAATCTTTCCTCCGGAACCTGGTTGCCTATGAGCAATATTGTGGGGATGATCAAATCAACCTTGTGACAGACTATGTGACGTTCTTGGGTTGCCTCATCAAGTCTGAAAAGGATGTAACAAAACTCTCCCACCATGGAATCATTGATAACTTTGTTGGTGAGAGTGAAGTCATCTCTGAAATGTTTAACAAAATGATTGTCTGCATAGTTGGGCCAAGTAGAAATTTCCATTACGCTGAGATATTCAGTAGAGTGAACATCCATTGTGACAGACGTATGAACCGATGGTGGGCTAAGTTAAGGAGAAATTATTGCAACAGTCCTTGGGGAATAATTTCGATTATTGCTGCCTCTCTTCTGCTGCTACTCACTTTGTTGCAGACTATATTTTCGATTTTATCTTGGAAGAACCAATAG
- the LOC113774605 gene encoding putative late blight resistance protein homolog R1B-8 yields the protein MAISSFDIIVFFLDAVRGSSKFIDAVARGNKSHRVRWRQRDRILGDWKLLRLISEAIHKLMRDEDAERVLLNMGVKIEAAAEEIGWHVVIINKNTTQMKLSPVNGKTLYDYYSKSIKWMEEIGEDVEHLLDLSGWSSCRLQSPSDVSFWLQFVTTLADIVDDTKWSEPIGAWRKELRLFGEYMEGVSRNLDFPAAAAAGGDDVNAINDFVTRVASVMVRIAIHSLKYRIHCGKTEGKTKTVEMIKLTKSVVDLQHEIHPTNPKFMEFHFHFLVALHKIGGVKPDFSSHYSNYVATEVRIRDTREICSREIYGLLKLLAFTKLKQQEEGEEEDQTIQIFLAEIHTVLIELEFLLQTERKGEQHIHGHSELRINVFLLQTELFLKGMLFCNNQGSTFRTKDLLNHVKGDVQWMPKKLIRFLENLTHWEAEYGNKALALIKQVDYKVASLHQLFEAKKITESTVRNSILLLLLNIVVFKAEALFEKLQLERSSAANSEAYRKDQIALLVLLNLFTLLCNQLKEETKDMDTIFPQTETSDAGMAGPIHNIIISSSRLQDKLNPIKSTLRVVSPPFPLSDFPKTYKPGFVEFLIGSLEELLNYDPASIEPVRNYIKEIHLHFKSLGSFLMKVSESDIDNNPEVKVLGGHVANIAYKIEFVIDSIEVDPQWQGFFLVYDLLEELRIVNKRASRIQLTTPQAKVLDNKHVIQVPPNVISRDATPAINGMVVDPRDEEQSITDQLVKGSSKFGIVSLVGMPGIGKTTMAWKLFNCQKVLSHFHCRAWCTVSQGYDKRDLLLEILRGILGLTDEIRQMTNEDLQLKLRQCLLRNRFLIVMDDVWDAGVWNELRNAFPDDANGSRILITSRLRDVALQIEPDSDPHSLRLFSDDESWNLLVEKVFHGEGCPEELLLVGKEIAKKCKGLPLAVVAISGLLQKIEKSRASWGKIAKGLIAEVMEDPKARCMEIFELSYKHLPGYLKPCFLYLGVFLEDKDIPVSKLIRFWLAEGFIHDSELKSLEGIAEGYLMELISRSLVEVSKRRSNGMVKSCRLHDLLRDFCQLKARAENFFRLVTRFDEPYVSFPSSDFGFEIGHHSDPVTYEAYRLCFFLKRLHFFKSRPFGLGTRSLIFFPSADSEPRCPYDISFIWHNFKLLRVLDFECINLGVTFPADITCLVHLRYLAITGYMQTIPQSIGNLRKLETFVLKGLRGQVVLPDTIWHMTRLRHLHVNMHVAFTLDDEGLEVCCKLGDLVSLSCLSLSCGEDTESIIKRLPNLQKLRCIFFHPQGSSKNSYQFPGLDFLTHLVSLNVSYYGSAITREFILPSNLRKLTLSKFRLPWSHISTIGRLPNLEVLKLLLDAFEGLTWDMEEDQFKELKFLKLDNLNVSQWNATCDHLPKLERLVLQNCKDLKEIPYDFADIGTLELIEVHWCRQSAEESAKRIREATGDIKVLISSSYLR from the coding sequence ATGGctatttccagctttgatatcaTAGTTTTTTTCTTGGATGCTGTACGGGGAAGTAGCAAATTTATCGATGCAGTTGCGCGTGGAAACAAAAGTCACCGCGTACGCTGGCGTCAACGCGATCGCATCTTGGGAGATTGGAAGCTTTTGAGGTTAATTTCGGAAGCAATTCACAAGCTGATGAGAGATGAAGATGCAGAGCGCGTGCTGCTTAATATGGGAGTCAAGATTGAAGCTGCAGCGGAGGAGATTGGTTGGCATGTTGTAATTATAAACAAGAACACCACCCAGATGAAGCTTTCCCCGGTAAATGGCAAAACTCTCTATGATTATTACAGTAAATCCATCAAATGGATGGAAGAGATTGGAGAAGATGTTGAACACCTTTTGGATTTATCCGGGTGGTCGTCGTGTCGACTGCAATCACCATCTGATGTTTCTTTTTGGCTACAATTTGTAACAACTCTGGCCGATATTGTGGACGATACAAAATGGAGCGAGCCAATCGGTGCCTGGCGCAAAGAGCTAAGATTGTTCGGGGAATACATGGAAGGTGTATCCAGGAATCTCGACTTCCCAGCAGCAGCTGCTGCAGGTGGTGATGATGTAAATGCTATCAATGATTTCGTGACTCGTGTTGCATCTGTGATGGTGCGCATTGCAATCCACAGTCTTAAGTACCGGATTCACTGCGGGAAAACCGAAGGCAAAACCAAAACGGTAGAAATGATTAAGCTAACTAAATCTGTAGTGGATTTGCAACATGAGATTCATCCTACTAATCCCAAATTCATGGAGTTCCATTTTCATTTCCTTGTGGCTCTCCATAAAATTGGAGGAGTTAAGCCCGATTTTTCCTCTCATTATAGCAATTATGTTGCCACTGAAGTGAGGATCAGAGATACTCGAGAGATCTGTTCTCGAGAGATCTATGGGCTGTTAAAGCTTTTAGCCTTCACCAAACTGAAGCAACAGGAGGAGGGGGAGGAAGAGGATCAGACTATACAAATTTTCCTTGCAGAAATTCATACGGTGCTCATAGAGCTGGAATTCCTCTTACAGACGGAACGAAAGGGCGAGCAACATATCCATGGCCATTCTGAGCTACGTATAAATGTTTTTCTTCTTCAGACGGAGCTTTTCCTCAAGGGAATGCTTTTCTGTAACAATCAAGGGAGCACTTTCCGAACTAAAGATCTGCTCAATCATGTTAAAGGTGATGTCCAATGGATGCCTAAAAAATTGATACGTTTTCTGGAAAATCTTACGCATTGGGAGGCAGAATATGGGAATAAGGCATTGGCTCTCATTAAACAAGTGGACTACAAGGTAGCATCTCTCCATCAGTTGTTTGAGGCCAAGAAGATCACAGAATCCACGGTGAGAAACTCAATTCTCCTATTGCTTCTTAACATTGTTGTTTTCAAAGCAGAAGCATTATTTGAGAAGTTACAACTGGAGAGGAGTAGTGCTGCAAATTCCGAGGCTTATCGAAAAGATCAAATTGCACTTCTTGTGCTCCTTAATCTTTTCACACTTCTCTGCAACCAGCTAAAGGAGGAGACAAAGGACATGGACACGATCTTCCCACAAACTGAAACTTCTGATGCAGGGATGGCAGGACCCATCCACAATATCATCATCTCATCTTCTAGACTGCAAGATAAGCTGAATCCTATCAAGTCTACGCTCAGAGTGGTTAGTCCCCCATTTCCATTGTCTGATTTTCCAAAGACTTACAAGCCAGGGTTCGTTGAATTTCTCATCGGAAGCCTGGAGGAACTGCTGAACTATGATCCTGCGTCAATTGAACCAGTCAGGAATTACATAAAAGAAATTCATCTACATTTCAAGTCTTTGGGTTCTTTTCTCATGAAAGTCTCAGAGTCGGATATTGATAACAATCCAGAAGTGAAAGTTCTTGGTGGTCATGTTGCCAATATTGCTTACAAAATTGAGTTTGTCATTGACTCAATTGAGGTCGATCCTCAATGGCAAGGTTTCTTTTTGGTTTATGATCTACTAGAGGAGTTAAGAATTGTTAATAAGCGAGCCTCTAGAATTCAGTTGACGACCCCTCAAGCCAAAGTCCTAGATAACAAACACGTCATCCAGGTTCCACCCAACGTGATATCACGGGATGCTACACCAGCAATCAATGGAATGGTGGTGGATCCCAGAGATGAAGAACAATCTATAACTGATCAACTTGTCAAGGGATCCTCAAAGTTTGGTATTGTTTCTCTTGTGGGAATGCCCGGTATTGGCAAGACAACAATGGCTTGGAAACTGTTTAACTGCCAAAAGGTTTTGTCTCACTTTCATTGTCGTGCATGGTGTACTGTTTCACAAGGATATGACAAAAGAGACCTGCTGCTGGAGATTTTACGTGGCATTCTCGGGCTTACGGATGAAATTCGTCAAATGACTAACGAAGATCTCCAATTAAAATTGCGTCAGTGCTTACTGAGAAACAGGTTTCTCATTGTTATGGATGACGTGTGGGATGCTGGAGTTTGGAATGAGTTAAGAAATGCATTCCCAGATGATGCCAATGGAAGCAGAATTTTGATTACCAGCCGCCTTCGTGATGTGGCCTTGCAAATTGAACCAGATAGTGATCCTCATTCTCTACGCTTATTTTCTGATGATGAAAGCTGGAACTTATTAGTAGAGAAAGTATTCCATGGTGAAGGTTGTCCCGAAGAATTGTTGCTTGTTGGAAAGGAAATTGCCAAAAAGTGTAAAGGATTGCCTCTTGCTGTTGTTGCAATATCTGGTCTCCTCCAAAAGATAGAAAAGAGCAGAGCATCATGGGGGAAAATTGCAAAAGGCTTGATTGCTGAAGTTATGGAAGATCCAAAAGCTCGGTGCATGGAAATCTTTGAATTGAGTTACAAACACTTGCCGGGATATCTAAAACCGTGCTTTCTTTATTTGGGAGTTTTCCTTGAAGACAAGGATATTCCTGTTAGCAAGTTGATACGGTTTTGGCTTGCTGAAGGTTTCATTCATGACTCTGAGTTGAAGAGCTTAGAAGGTATTGCCGAGGGTTACTTGATGGAGTTGATTAGCAGAAGCCTGGTGGAAGTCTCCAAAAGAAGATCCAACGGAATGGTCAAATCATGTCGCTTGCATGATCTGTTGCGTGATTTTTGTCAGTTAAAAGCCAGAGCAGAGAACTTCTTCCGGCTAGTAACCAGGTTTGATGAGCCATATGTATCTTTTCCTAGTTCAGATTTTGGTTTTGAAATTGGCCATCATTCTGATCCTGTCACATATGAAGCCTACCgattgtgcttttttttgaagcgactccatttttttaaatcaaGACCTTTTGGCCTGGGTACTCGTTCTTTGATATTCTTTCCTTCAGCTGATTCAGAGCCCAGATGTCCTTATGACATCTCATTCATTTGGCACAACTTCAAACTTCTGCGGGTGTTAGATTTTGAATGCATCAACCTGGGTGTCACCTTCCCTGCTGACATTACATGCCTGGTTCATTTGAGGTATTTGGCAATCACTGGTTATATGCAAACTATTCCACAATCCATAGGCAATCTCCGAAAACTAGAAACTTTTGTTTTGAAGGGATTACGTGGTCAGGTTGTCTTACCAGATACTATTTGGCACATGACAAGGTTGAGGCATCTtcatgtgaatatgcatgttgCTTTCACATTGGATGATGAAGGGCTTGAAGTCTGCTGTAAGTTGGGTGATTTGGTCAGCCTTtcctgtctctctctctcttgtggtGAAGATACAGAATCAATAATAAAGAGGTTGCCAAATCTCCAGAAACTGAGATGCATATTCTTTCATCCACAGGGTTCTTCGAAGAATTCCTATCAGTTTCCAGGATTAGATTTTCTAACTCATTTGGTGTCACTCAATGTATCTTACTATGGAAGCGCTATTACCAGGGAATTCATTCTCCCTTCCAATCTGAGGAAATTGACTCTTTCAAAGTTTCGTCTACCATGGAGTCATATCTCAACAATTGGGAGACTACCCAACCTGGAAGTTCTCAAATTACTTCTTGATGCCTTTGAGGGGCTGACATGGGACATGGAGGAAGATCAGTTCAAGGAACTCAAATTCTTGAAGTTAGACAATCTGAACGTTTCTCAATGGAATGCTACTTGTGATCACCTTCCCAAACTTGAACGGCTTGTCTTGCAAAATTGCAAAGACCTCAAGGAAATCCCGTATGATTTTGCAGACATAGGCACACTGGAATTGATTGAAGTGCACTGGTGCAGACAATCTGCGGAAGAGTCTGCAAAAAGAATCAGGGAAGCAACTGGGGACATCAAAGTGCTTATTAGTAGTTCATATTTGAGATGA
- the LOC113775238 gene encoding choline-phosphate cytidylyltransferase 1-like, which translates to MESKPQKPIPMNDPPTDRPVRVYADGIYDLFHFGHARSLEQAKKSFPNTYLLVGCCNDEVTHKYKGKTVMTDAERYESLRHCRWVDEVIPDAPWVTTQEFLDKHQIDFVAHDSLPYADASGAANDVYEFVKAAGKFKETKRTEGISTSDLIMRIVKDYNEYVMRNLDRGYSRKELGVSYVKEKRLRVNRGLRKLQEKVKKQQEKVEEKMQTVAKHRNIWVDNADRLVAGFLEMFEEGCHRMGTAIRDRIQEQIRTKNIRGLIYDKEDEDDYEEDDGYYYDGSTDDEYYDDEGEE; encoded by the exons ATGGAGAGTAAACCCCAGAAGCCAATTCCCATGAATGACCCCCCGACGGACCGCCCTGTTCGTGTTTACGCAGATGGAATTTATGATCTCTTCCACTTCGGCCACGCTCGCTCCCTTGAACAAGCTAAAAAATC GTTTCCCAACACCTATCTACTTGTAGGATGTTGCAATGATGAAGTCACCCACAAATATAAGGGTAAAACAGTTATGACTGATGCGGAGCGATATGAATCTCTCCGGCATTGCAG GTGGGTTGATGAAGTTATTCCAGATGCCCCTTGGGTGACTACACAGGAATTCCTTGATAAACATCAGATCGACTTTGTGGCACATGACTCTCTTCC TTATGCTGATGCAAGTGGGGCTGCCAATGATGTCTATGAATTT GTTAAGGCTGCTGGAAAGTTTAAAGAGACAAAGCGAACAGAAGGAATCTCAACATCAGATCTTATAATGAGGATAGTGAAAGATTATAACGAATATGTGATGCGGAACTTGGACCGGGGTTACTCAAGAAAGGAACTGGGTGTGAGCTATGTCAAG GAAAAAAGATTGAGGGTGAATAGGGGGTTAAGAAAGTTGCAGGAGAAAGTGAAGAAGCAACAAGAGAAAGTGGAAGAGAAG ATGCAAACAGTGGCAAAACATCGTAACATATGGGTGGACAATGCTGATCGATTGGTTGCTGGGTTTCTTGAGATGTTTGAAGAAGGTTGCCATAGAATG GGAACTGCCATCAGAGACCGGATTCAAGAACAAATAAGGACAAAGAATATACGGGGACTGATATACGATaaagaagatgaagatgactaCGAGGAGGATGATGGGTATTATTACGATGGCAGTACGGATGATGAATACTATGATGATGAGGGTGAGGAATGA